The DNA sequence CCCATACAACTCGGGCCAGGCGCCCGAGTTGTGGAACCAGCAAGGACATTTCAACCCCACTTTTCGTGTCGGCTTAGTTTGAGCCCTCGCGTATGGACTTCACGTTGGACGAAAAAATAAATGAATGAGCAACAAGACATCACCCTAGCGATTCTTTCTTCGTCCATCTTCACATTCCCATTTTGTATTTTTCTCTATGCGCAATGGTTCAAAAAGAAAAAGAAGATCAAGTCATTGGTTATGAAAGGAGAAGTAGACCGATATGAATCGAGTAAAGAGTTAGACAAAGATCTTCTTCGAGCTCACCTCATAGCCGGGCTATTGTTATTCCTGTGGTTCATGATTTTCCTACGGTTTTCAGGTTGAACGAATAAGATTCAAAAGAATTCGATGTAGATTCGGAAACAATCAGAATGAATATGAAAATTAGGTCCAACCAGTCAGCCCATACAACTCCAGCCAGCGCTCCGCGCTGACTTCCGCGTATGGCTTTCACGTTCGCTAAAAATAATGGAATCAGAAGCTAAAGCCTTTCTTGCTACGGTCAGTCGATTCATCGAATGGATCGAGACTGGAAAGCACGATTTGATTTCTGCACGTGAACTCCTAGTTGACCTTATCAAGGACATCCATCGACTTGAAAAGTATCGGGACTTTGAGCCGATGGACGATGAGTTTGAACGAAGAGAGCACGAAGGTTGGAAAGAAGATATCCAAAAACTAAAAGACCTTCCTTTTCAGTATTACGCGGAGATTTTCGATCCACACAACTTCGAGAAGGCTGAGGTTGTGACAGGTGATCTCATGGATGACTTCGCAGACATCTACGGTGACCTCTACGTCGCAAACCAAGCCCTTAAGAAAGGATATGAGACAGAAGCACTTCGAATCTCGATCAGCATGTATTTTATGCATTGGGGCTATCACGTAAACTCTGCACTACGAGCAATCGACGAATTTTACATTCACTATTATGAGAGCGAACCAGGCAGCCCATACAACTCCAGCCAGTCGCTCCGCGACTGACCTACGCGTATGGCTTTCACGTTCGACGAAAGTAATGAAAATCAGACTCAACGAATCTAAAGTACCCGAAGGACTCCGAAGCTTAATTCCATTCGCTGAGGAGTTTGGCGTTTCAGATGATGGATACCGATTCGAAAAGATAGAGAAGACCCCCAAGGACAGATTGGCCTTACTCAGAGAACTATGCATCCAGAAAGATGACGAGCTCGACGAATGGTTGGCTGGGCCAGAAGCGAACGGACCGACATTCTCTGAAGAGTACATCGCATTTTCTTCCATGCGTATGGCAGCCGACGAATTCTAAAAAAAAGAAACTCTTGCACTGAAATATGGATACGGAAGTAAGAATGAAAATTAGGTCGAACAAGTCGCTCGATACAACTCGGGCCAAGCGCCCGAGTTGTGGACGCAGCAAGGACGTATCTCACCCTACTCTTTCACGACGGTTTCCGAGCCCTCGCGTATCAGCTTAGCGTTCTGCAAAAAATTGAATCGATGCCAAACGAACACATCCAGACCAAGAGTGACCTGATCAATCACCTCGAAGAAATAAGGAAAGACTTCGAGAAGAACGGTTCTAGTTGGGAAAACAATGATCTGCCAAACTACTTGGAAGCATTTCAGTCATTCGTCGAAGCAATCGAAGGATATTACAAAAACAGAAAAGAAAATATTGAAGAAATGAATACGTGGAGAGTGATGGCAGATTGTCTTTCCGCTGCTAGGATTTACGAATGAAAAGAATGGCAGAACAAGGCAGTCGATACAACTCGGGCCAAGCGCCCCGAGTTGTG is a window from the Pelagicoccus sp. SDUM812003 genome containing:
- a CDS encoding DUF5063 domain-containing protein, with product MESEAKAFLATVSRFIEWIETGKHDLISARELLVDLIKDIHRLEKYRDFEPMDDEFERREHEGWKEDIQKLKDLPFQYYAEIFDPHNFEKAEVVTGDLMDDFADIYGDLYVANQALKKGYETEALRISISMYFMHWGYHVNSALRAIDEFYIHYYESEPGSPYNSSQSLRD